Proteins encoded together in one Hymenobacter monticola window:
- a CDS encoding Wadjet anti-phage system protein JetD domain-containing protein: protein MISLPELRAKAMRQYMAVLRAHLEGENIFPLPIRASKALDRTQGGAHIYEQLKELVEHSKNRTGSGYWLSTKPNRKTGQSEVSRIEFETRADFLGFIDKQTEFDLLEANARRTASEVPELLPLLQQTPRLLLDNLADWPGLLTVCAYFQANPQPNEYVRSLELPLPTKFVEQHQVALRPLLDWLIPNFVRAEETDFFRRFHLLLEEPGIKVRFLDAARRLHPAVSQCSVWASEFRQLNLPVRRVYIIENLTSFLAFPPVAEALAVWGGGFAVSLLAGADWLRDKPLFYWGDLDVHGFQILAQLRTHFPAAQSLLMDVGTFARYHGGGTGGNFMPQILPNLTSAEQQLYQTLLQTNARLEQEQLPPRYVAAAVQATVSGGR, encoded by the coding sequence ATGATTAGTCTGCCCGAGTTGCGCGCCAAAGCCATGCGGCAGTACATGGCCGTGCTGCGGGCGCACCTGGAGGGCGAAAACATATTCCCGCTGCCAATCCGGGCCAGCAAGGCGCTGGACCGTACACAAGGCGGCGCTCATATCTATGAGCAACTAAAAGAACTAGTCGAGCACTCTAAAAACCGCACGGGTTCCGGCTATTGGCTATCCACCAAGCCCAACCGCAAGACCGGGCAGAGCGAAGTCAGCCGTATTGAATTTGAGACGCGGGCCGATTTTCTGGGTTTCATCGATAAGCAAACGGAGTTCGACCTGCTTGAAGCCAATGCCCGCCGCACCGCCAGCGAGGTGCCTGAGCTGCTGCCGCTGCTCCAACAAACGCCGCGCCTGCTGCTGGATAACCTCGCTGACTGGCCCGGCTTGCTCACGGTGTGCGCTTATTTCCAGGCAAACCCGCAGCCCAATGAGTACGTGCGCAGCCTGGAACTGCCGCTGCCCACCAAGTTTGTGGAGCAGCACCAAGTCGCCCTACGCCCGCTGCTCGACTGGCTGATTCCCAACTTCGTGCGAGCCGAGGAAACCGACTTTTTCCGGCGATTTCACCTCTTGCTGGAAGAGCCCGGCATCAAGGTGCGCTTTTTGGACGCGGCGCGGCGGCTGCACCCGGCCGTGTCGCAGTGCAGCGTGTGGGCCAGCGAGTTCCGACAGCTTAATCTGCCCGTGCGCCGGGTGTACATCATCGAAAACCTGACTTCTTTTCTGGCTTTTCCGCCGGTGGCGGAGGCGCTGGCCGTTTGGGGCGGCGGCTTTGCGGTGAGCCTGCTGGCCGGGGCCGACTGGCTGCGCGACAAGCCGCTTTTTTACTGGGGCGACCTTGACGTGCACGGTTTCCAGATTCTGGCGCAACTGCGGACGCATTTCCCGGCCGCGCAGTCGCTGCTGATGGATGTGGGCACGTTTGCGCGGTACCACGGCGGCGGCACGGGCGGCAATTTTATGCCCCAAATACTCCCCAACCTGACCAGTGCCGAGCAGCAGCTGTACCAAACCCTGCTGCAAACCAACGCCCGCTTGGAGCAGGAGCAGCTGCCGCCACGCTACGTGGCCGCCGCCGTGCAGGCCACGGTGTCGGGCGGCCGTTAG
- a CDS encoding ATP-binding protein, translated as MLNLFDELTGPAGYRLRRLQAFNWGTFHEGSTQNDIWELKPDGENTLLTGANGSGKTTLVDGLLALLVPPTKRFFNQSSGAQKRTDRSEESYVEGHYGRTQGDEQQKSRVEQLRKRSDNPYSIILGVFANAQSLPVTLVQVRWFSSAGLQRRYLVAKAELNIAEHIQFSTSGQWVSQLKKKFPDRVVEEFDSFPRYADKFRQLFGMRSDKAQTLFNQTVGMKVLGDLDEFIRTNMLEESTAQAEFDKLLGNYQTLLTAYCALEKARAQLQLLQPVHELSAEYEQLRQTLQQLKAQQRLLEPWFAGHQVALWDDETARQHRELDQLIDQLGQQEKGHDATNEQRVALEVQVANNQVAQQIRDLSRDISDLTKTKNEKEKSLRGYNTLARGLGLVENPDAGTFAANVEQALALQREVRQTRQDLEQQKLDDYAHLKEQQKRHTEVQAEVDQLESSKGKITRRPAEIRQEILEAVGATEAEIPFLAEVVQVKPDERKVWNDALEKLLHSTGLSLLVPERLYSAVRAYVHEQRDLRGKVVFHRVERRAPPTVFQNDDSVWGKLDLNDKSEYAAWAEHHIASRFDHLCTEDAANFERADKALLPSGLVRNKNRHERDDSRRQDHILGWDNRELLRERTRQARDLSEAIAKAEAGLRRLSKEIAQAEDREKACANFLLAEHFSKIDWQADAFQIQALTDRRDALENDSTALKTMQEQLRTLKTELQKQADEIKATNQRITRTEDLLKRLRDERQAARQQLDSFDSANTAADLASLDEPTRELRGRLSYAQFAAQKEAFGQDMGRRVFRQDEQVRARAKEICEAMYRFLHPGPAVTAKFTDWESDNRELRPEIERLAEYVDRYEHIKNDNLAELETRFHDEFKRGVTKALSDFVTSLEQQHDLICETIGQINESLRGIPFNLNPDTYIQLEQTDSTEPLIHKFRHEQLRSWQPDYTVHGLASNQREIELAHFAEVIQPFILELRDQEKWRQYVTDVRNWSRFKAREKYRHDDTSKQVYESSGSLSGGEGAQLAYTVLGAAIAYQFGINRESGGHRSFRFIVIDEAFSKLDEDKSAYLLKLCASLGLQLMVVTPLTSLHLLEKDVRVIHWVTKAKQDKRRSVVRDIPIRVYQAEKEALLTAEASHD; from the coding sequence CGCCTCCGCCGCCTGCAGGCGTTCAACTGGGGCACGTTTCACGAGGGCAGCACGCAGAACGACATCTGGGAGCTGAAGCCCGATGGGGAAAACACGCTGCTGACGGGCGCCAACGGCTCGGGCAAAACCACCCTCGTGGATGGGCTGCTGGCCTTGCTGGTACCGCCCACGAAGCGGTTTTTCAACCAATCGTCGGGGGCGCAGAAACGGACCGACCGCAGCGAGGAATCGTACGTGGAGGGCCACTACGGCCGCACGCAGGGCGATGAGCAGCAGAAGTCGCGGGTGGAGCAGCTGCGCAAGCGCAGCGACAACCCGTATTCCATCATTCTGGGCGTGTTTGCCAACGCCCAAAGCCTGCCCGTGACGCTGGTGCAGGTGCGCTGGTTCAGCAGCGCGGGCCTGCAGCGCCGCTACCTGGTGGCCAAGGCCGAGCTTAACATCGCTGAACACATTCAGTTCAGCACCAGCGGGCAATGGGTGAGCCAGCTGAAAAAGAAGTTCCCAGACCGCGTGGTGGAAGAATTCGACAGCTTTCCGCGCTACGCCGACAAATTCCGGCAGCTGTTTGGGATGCGCAGCGACAAGGCGCAGACCCTGTTCAACCAAACCGTGGGCATGAAGGTGCTGGGCGACCTGGACGAGTTCATTCGCACCAACATGCTGGAAGAGAGCACCGCGCAGGCCGAATTTGACAAGCTGCTCGGCAACTACCAGACCTTGCTCACGGCCTACTGTGCCCTCGAAAAAGCCCGCGCTCAGCTCCAGCTGCTCCAGCCCGTGCACGAGCTGAGCGCTGAGTACGAGCAACTGCGGCAGACATTGCAGCAGCTGAAGGCGCAGCAGCGGCTGCTGGAGCCGTGGTTTGCCGGCCATCAGGTGGCGCTGTGGGACGACGAAACCGCGCGCCAGCACCGGGAGTTGGACCAGCTCATCGACCAGCTGGGACAGCAGGAAAAAGGTCACGATGCCACCAATGAGCAGCGCGTGGCCCTGGAAGTGCAGGTGGCCAACAACCAAGTGGCGCAGCAAATCCGCGACTTGAGCCGCGACATCAGCGACCTGACCAAAACAAAAAACGAGAAGGAAAAGAGCCTGCGCGGCTATAACACGCTGGCCCGCGGGCTGGGCCTGGTTGAGAACCCCGACGCGGGCACCTTCGCTGCCAACGTGGAGCAGGCGCTGGCCCTGCAACGGGAAGTGCGCCAGACCCGGCAGGACCTGGAGCAGCAAAAGCTGGACGACTACGCCCACCTAAAGGAGCAGCAGAAACGGCACACCGAGGTGCAGGCCGAGGTGGACCAGCTGGAAAGCAGCAAGGGCAAAATCACGCGTCGGCCGGCCGAAATCCGGCAGGAGATATTGGAAGCCGTGGGCGCCACGGAGGCTGAAATACCGTTTCTGGCCGAGGTGGTGCAGGTGAAACCCGATGAGCGCAAGGTGTGGAACGACGCCCTGGAGAAGCTGCTGCACAGCACCGGCCTGAGCTTGCTGGTGCCCGAGCGGCTGTATTCGGCGGTGCGGGCCTACGTGCACGAGCAGCGCGACCTGCGCGGCAAGGTGGTGTTTCACCGCGTGGAGCGCCGGGCGCCGCCTACTGTTTTTCAAAATGATGACTCGGTGTGGGGCAAGCTTGATCTTAATGACAAAAGCGAGTATGCCGCCTGGGCCGAGCACCACATTGCCAGCCGCTTCGACCACCTTTGTACCGAGGACGCGGCCAACTTTGAGCGGGCCGATAAGGCACTGCTACCTTCGGGCTTGGTGCGCAACAAAAACCGCCACGAGCGCGACGACAGCCGCCGCCAAGACCACATTCTAGGCTGGGACAACCGCGAGCTGCTGCGCGAGCGTACCCGCCAGGCCCGCGACCTGAGCGAGGCCATTGCCAAAGCCGAAGCCGGCCTGCGCCGCCTGAGCAAGGAAATTGCGCAGGCCGAGGACCGCGAAAAAGCGTGCGCCAACTTCCTGCTGGCCGAGCATTTCTCCAAAATCGACTGGCAGGCCGACGCATTCCAGATTCAGGCGCTGACCGACCGCCGCGATGCGCTGGAAAACGACAGCACCGCCCTGAAAACCATGCAGGAACAGCTGCGGACGCTGAAAACGGAGCTGCAAAAGCAGGCCGATGAAATCAAGGCAACCAACCAGCGGATTACACGCACGGAAGACTTGCTGAAAAGACTTCGGGATGAGCGACAAGCGGCCCGGCAACAACTGGACAGCTTCGACTCGGCCAACACGGCGGCCGACCTCGCCAGCCTGGACGAACCGACGCGGGAGTTGCGCGGCCGCCTCAGCTACGCGCAGTTTGCGGCCCAGAAAGAAGCGTTTGGGCAGGACATGGGCCGGCGCGTGTTCCGGCAGGACGAGCAGGTGCGGGCGCGGGCCAAGGAGATTTGCGAGGCGATGTACCGCTTTCTGCACCCCGGCCCGGCCGTCACGGCCAAGTTTACCGACTGGGAAAGCGACAACCGGGAACTGCGCCCCGAGATTGAGCGACTGGCCGAGTACGTGGACCGCTACGAGCACATCAAAAACGACAACCTAGCCGAGCTGGAAACCCGCTTTCACGACGAGTTCAAGCGGGGCGTGACCAAGGCCCTCAGCGACTTCGTGACCTCACTGGAGCAGCAGCACGACCTCATTTGCGAGACCATCGGGCAGATAAACGAGTCGTTGCGCGGCATCCCGTTCAACCTCAACCCCGACACCTACATCCAGCTGGAGCAAACCGACTCGACCGAGCCGCTGATTCATAAGTTTCGGCATGAGCAGCTGCGCAGCTGGCAGCCCGACTACACCGTGCACGGGCTGGCCAGCAACCAGCGCGAAATCGAGCTGGCTCACTTTGCCGAGGTCATTCAGCCCTTCATTCTGGAGCTGCGCGACCAGGAAAAGTGGCGGCAGTACGTCACCGATGTGCGCAACTGGTCACGCTTCAAAGCCCGCGAAAAATACCGACACGACGACACATCGAAGCAAGTGTACGAAAGTTCGGGTAGCCTGTCGGGCGGCGAAGGGGCGCAGCTGGCCTACACGGTGCTGGGGGCAGCCATTGCCTACCAGTTCGGCATCAACCGCGAATCGGGCGGGCACCGCTCGTTCCGGTTTATCGTGATTGACGAAGCCTTCAGCAAGCTAGACGAGGACAAGTCGGCCTACCTGCTCAAGCTCTGCGCCAGCCTGGGCCTGCAGCTGATGGTGGTGACGCCGCTGACCTCGCTGCATTTGCTCGAAAAAGACGTGCGCGTGATTCATTGGGTGACCAAAGCCAAGCAGGACAAGCGCCGCTCGGTGGTACGCGACATTCCCATTCGCGTGTATCAGGCCGAGAAGGAAGCCTTGCTCACGGCCGAAGCCAGCCATGATTAG
- a CDS encoding class I SAM-dependent methyltransferase, translating to MYDFLTTSPWPDYELIDSGNFQKLERFGKYVLARPEPQAIWDPHLPLKEWEKADAAFARAPGSTEKGQWRLKPSMPEQWVIAYERPDGLRLKFRLGLSSFKHVGLFPEQDPNWQFIFNQTKKRRAKLPRVLNLFAYTGAATLAARAAGADVTHLDSVKQVNFWARDNMDASQLDGVRWLVEDAMKYVRREVKRGSKYQGLILDPPAYGRGPNGEKWQLEDELNEMLKLSQQLLDPEDHFFVVNLYSLGFSALILDNLTTAVFPGPKAVRELGEIYLHDAGQRKLPLGTFCRFAN from the coding sequence ATGTACGACTTCCTCACTACCTCGCCCTGGCCCGACTACGAGCTGATTGATTCCGGCAACTTCCAGAAGCTCGAACGCTTCGGCAAGTACGTGCTGGCCCGCCCCGAACCACAGGCCATCTGGGACCCACACCTGCCGCTGAAAGAGTGGGAAAAAGCCGATGCCGCCTTCGCCCGGGCCCCCGGCAGCACCGAAAAAGGCCAGTGGCGCCTCAAGCCCAGCATGCCCGAGCAGTGGGTGATTGCCTACGAGCGGCCCGATGGGCTGCGGCTGAAATTCCGCCTCGGCCTGTCGTCGTTTAAACACGTGGGGCTGTTTCCGGAGCAGGACCCCAACTGGCAGTTCATCTTTAACCAAACCAAAAAACGCCGTGCCAAGCTGCCGCGCGTGCTCAACCTGTTTGCCTACACTGGGGCCGCCACACTGGCCGCCCGCGCCGCCGGGGCCGACGTCACCCACCTCGACTCGGTGAAGCAGGTGAACTTCTGGGCCCGCGACAACATGGACGCCAGCCAGCTCGACGGCGTGCGCTGGCTGGTGGAAGACGCCATGAAGTACGTGCGGCGCGAGGTGAAGCGCGGCAGCAAGTACCAGGGCCTCATCCTCGACCCGCCCGCCTACGGCCGCGGCCCCAACGGCGAGAAGTGGCAGCTCGAAGACGAGCTGAACGAGATGCTCAAGCTCAGCCAGCAGCTCCTCGACCCGGAGGACCATTTCTTCGTGGTGAACCTGTACTCGCTGGGCTTCTCGGCCCTGATTCTCGACAACCTGACCACCGCTGTTTTCCCCGGCCCGAAGGCCGTGCGCGAGCTGGGCGAGATTTACCTGCACGACGCTGGCCAGCGGAAATTGCCGCTGGGCACGTTCTGCCGGTTTGCCAACTGA
- a CDS encoding Ppx/GppA phosphatase family protein encodes MHTSHAHRRVALIDMGTNTFHLLIVEMPTQPGGKPHILLRTKAGVRLGEGGISRGIIAPEPYARALHTLAGFKEEIELHEVQEVRATATSAMRVTRNGPELVRDIFEQTGIQVNVIPGEREAELICEGVRQAVDLGQEPQLIMDIGGGSVEFIVANQTTIFWKQSFEIGAQRLLDKFFPDPSGVFPAEAVEAEQQYLATVLASLVEAVQRYRPVGLVGASGSFDSLADMQLGRLRTESELPPSTELAVESFQESYRHLLSGNHAQRLALPGILPMRADMLVVASVLIDYVLGITEITRIRTSAYALKEGVLAEMLGR; translated from the coding sequence ATGCACACCTCGCACGCCCATCGCCGTGTCGCCCTCATCGACATGGGCACCAACACCTTCCACTTGCTCATTGTGGAAATGCCCACCCAGCCCGGCGGCAAGCCCCACATCCTGCTGCGCACCAAAGCCGGCGTGCGCCTCGGCGAAGGGGGAATCAGCCGCGGCATCATTGCGCCTGAGCCCTACGCCCGCGCCCTGCACACGCTGGCCGGCTTCAAGGAAGAAATAGAGCTGCACGAAGTGCAGGAGGTGCGCGCCACGGCTACCAGCGCCATGCGCGTAACCAGAAACGGGCCGGAGCTGGTGCGCGACATCTTTGAGCAAACCGGGATTCAGGTCAACGTCATTCCCGGTGAGCGGGAGGCGGAGCTGATTTGCGAAGGCGTGCGCCAGGCCGTGGATTTGGGCCAGGAGCCGCAGCTGATTATGGACATCGGCGGGGGCTCGGTGGAATTTATTGTCGCCAACCAAACCACCATTTTCTGGAAGCAGAGCTTCGAAATCGGCGCCCAACGCCTGCTCGACAAGTTCTTTCCCGACCCCAGCGGCGTGTTTCCGGCCGAGGCAGTAGAAGCCGAGCAGCAGTACCTAGCCACGGTGCTAGCCTCACTGGTGGAGGCCGTGCAACGCTACCGGCCCGTGGGCCTGGTGGGCGCTTCCGGCAGCTTCGACAGCCTGGCCGACATGCAGCTCGGCCGCCTGCGCACCGAAAGCGAGCTGCCACCCAGCACTGAGCTGGCGGTGGAATCGTTCCAGGAAAGCTACCGCCACCTGCTCAGCGGCAACCACGCGCAGCGCCTGGCCCTGCCCGGCATCCTGCCCATGCGGGCCGACATGCTGGTAGTGGCATCGGTGCTGATTGACTACGTGCTGGGCATCACCGAAATCACGCGCATCCGCACATCGGCTTATGCCTTGAAAGAAGGCGTACTGGCAGAAATGCTGGGCCGGTAA